Within Lytechinus pictus isolate F3 Inbred chromosome 7, Lp3.0, whole genome shotgun sequence, the genomic segment CATTGATAATTATATCAATGCTGTTTTACAGAGGGGTCCTTAATAAAGTGAACCCTTTGATCATAGAAAGACAGGTATTGTTATCAATCCATCATAATGTTAAGATAAACTTGATAATGATTCATTATCAAGTTTATCTTGAAAATTATTATGAGGCTTGAGTTCATTGatgcaaataaaatttgaaCTGCATACTGGAtatgatttctttatttcaatatatttctgacTGAATAATGAATACTGCAATTTACTTACCATCTTTGGTTATGCTAATCTATATTTGTAATTTATGGCAATCCATTGAGAAAAAGTGTTTGATGATCCTTTCACATACTAATACACAAGCATTATATTTATTCACAGTTTAAGCTAATAATGATACTTTCAAAGTGCATGAATTCCCAATTCTAGGAAATCATTTTTACATCATATTGTTTTGTagtatgttacatgtacatgtagcatattGAACTTGCTTCTCAAAATGGCAATTCCAACCTGAAGTCATGTTGTTTCTAATTTaattaagaagaaaaagcaGACAGTAAGTAGAATTAGGAGTTTCACTACAGGCCCTCATctgaatcatattttttccttcaGAATGGTAATTTTTGTGTCTTGGCATGTGAGTTGCTCTCTTGATAAACGTGTCCTGTAACATGAATTCCATTAACTTTTTTAAGAGGAAATATTGAATTAGTAGATTATTTTACCTGCGAATTAAACTACCTGTATAACacaattttcatacatttcaatCTCCAAACAAGACCTACTCATCTATCAGGACACACACCATAAGAAATTGAAATTTCTatagaatgaaaattttcttataAGGGGGGGAGGACACAAGTAACATCACAAATTAGCATTTCAATAATCAGTAATTGACTTACTCAGGAGTTAttctttaatgaattttcaaagtagTGCAGATATTTGTTATAATCTTATTTCTTAGGGTGGAGGATCTGTACCGGATTCCAGAGTTGGTGATCAACCCATTAGGAGAACGCATCATCCAGACCTTCTTCCTCGAATGTGAATCTGATCAGATTAACTTCAGACAATTTATGACGACATTGGGCCTCTTTAGACCCTATCACAAGAAACATGATGGACTTGAAGCTATCAACACAAGAGAAAAGAAACTTAAATGTGGGTTCttactttattcattttatgCCTTTTTGTCAAAAAGTTTAACATTGGTAAAGTATTAGTACTTTATTGATTAATAAGTATTATACCTTGTGCCCTGGCAAAGAAGAATAAAATTTTATAGAGAAATTGTAATCATATTTGTTTCAACTTTGATTAGAGACTAAATAATTAGTCAATTATGTAAAGTGGATTATAATACCATTCAACTGAGGGCTGTCAGAGATgtgaatttgaaaacagaataatGACTTCATAGGCCTGTCATTTGAATCATGAGTGAACTTCCTCATCCTGTACTACATGAAGTTTTGGGTAATACCACAATTTTCAGACTTATAGGGTATTGCAAGAACTTgagatcaattgcaagtttaaTTTTGGTCCCTACATCAATCATAAGGTTTGAAATTAACTGCGAACTTGTGATTGATTTCTAatctgcttcttgaaacaaggagtgtagaTTGATTCATAGCCAAAATTGACCTATTAATTGTAAAATCataacagaatatttgcaattaactgcaaatattttcttgcaataccCCCTTAGAGCTACAATGAAGATTTCCAACTCTCTGTTCGATTGGGAAATATATTAGAGTGAACTTCTACTACATTTCTATTCTAACAGTTGCCTTCCAAATGTACGATGTTGACAACGATGGCAGCATAGCACGGGATGAGCTGCTGGTATTACTTCATATGATGGTTGGAAGTAACATCACAGAAGAACAGCTTGGTGCTATCGCAGACCGTACCCTCACAGAAGCAGACTTAGATCAAGATGGTCAGATCTCATTTGATGAATTTCTCAAGGTATGCATTGTTTTTACAGGGcctcatttcatgaaacttaccaATTGATCGTGGGGGATCGTGGGGCAAGTTGTTATGATTAATCTTACACattaataaatgcaatcaatcatagtgCTAGCAATCAGCTTCCATTCATTCACTCAGCTTTATGTTACACAGCTCAAGTCTAGAGCAGGAAATGAATGTGTAAGCATCATATTAAGATTCTATAAATACTCCACAAATTTCTCTTGTAAGTATACGAGAGATGGCACGAAATGTGTATTAAGCTAACTTCTAATCATAATAGATGGAAATGAAGTGAAAATTACCATAAACGCAAAGGAAGGGTTATTGCCTAATTATTCATATGAACAAATTCAATGACACTTGTGTCAAACAAATTgtttggcccgaattcacaaaggtggttttttaaaaccatggtttctaaaacCCATGGTGTtgcaaaaccatggttttaaatgaaaccacctttgtgaattcgggccttttGGTTTTGATTTagaaaaatgtttcatttgtgtaaTATGAATATGTGATTTAAGATTATTTACAAATGTCTGAAATCTTAAGTCTAACAGAGATgaattttatattgtttgtatctGTTTACTTACACCATGGTATGCaaacatcataaatttgaaatggACTTTGGGTAAAGTGTTCAGTGGCTCTGTAGGTACAGAGAAGTGCCAAAGAAGCACTTGAATACTCTCTCAaggatactacatgtatgtcatattGTACCAATTGGGAACTGTGTAACAGTTGTAACCAggcaccccaaaaccaacaataagtcgtcAGGAAAGGTTCTCTGTCAATAACTAAAACAATAACTTGGTTTTCACAAAgtgaaaattagaaaataagcTTTTCTCAAAGAGTAtcttcttcatactgtaaaAATTTGAAGTCATATATAGTTGAATAAATGAGAAAATAGAGGATTTTTACCATTTTTCCTGGACAGCTTGGAAGCTTCACAGAGATGGCACAGTGTGCACATCTTATGCTTGAGTGAATCCCTTCTTGTTTGAATCTCTcgctgatttttttcttcattcaatcaagtacttgtatgggtaattgttgatcaattttgacagttattcatcattttaaagcttaaaaCGTGCTTTAAAactcaataaaaatgtcaaaactcaTTTTGGCCAACTTATTGTTGGCTTCAGGGTGGCAGGTCAAGTTTATGTTCTAGATCATGCCAATGCAAACTATGTTCTTCTTATGGGGCCTTGAAAGACTGGCTGTAACATATATTTGAACCAACCTGGCTCGGTGTGCTAGAGTGTGGTATTTTTTTGCTTGAATTGCTTTTGATTGCACTTGGACAATATGGTTTGCTTCAAGAAGTGCTTGATTTCTGTGGGTTTACATGTTTCACAGTAGAAATGCACCCGATGGTACAATTCAATCCAAAATTTCTGTAATACACTTGCACTGCCCTGGTAGACATGTACCATGTTCATGTGCAAATATGCTTTAAAAAAGCCTCGATGAATGAACTAaagatgatttttaaaaagatccTCATATTCTCTTAACCATTCTCTCCCCTATCTAAATCTATATGTAGGCCCTTGAGAAGTCTGATATCGAGCAGATGATGAGCATTCGCTTCCTCAACTAGAGTCCAGCATTctgcaaaaaatatcaaataaatcaaaacTATGAAAAACTGAAAATGCAAGAAAGATTTGGAAGTATACAAGAGCCTGATGTGCCATTCAGAATGTCTGGAGTTAATGACAACCATGCTTCCTACTTGTGGAAATACTGTAGGTCTATACTAGGCCAGATGGCAGTTGGTGTTTTTAAGGCTGTTTAGAGATGCAAAATTCTTGTCTTGATATTGTAACAAATGAAGAAGCTCCATTCCGTTGAACTTAATTCACAATCATCACCCTTTGTGTCATAGCCGCTGCACACTGTAGTCAAGATTATGGATGATACATCCTTGGAGAATGGCTTTGATAAGATATTCCATGAGGACATTGTGTTATATTAGGCCATCTCCTACGAGTATGTAAATAAGCCATTCTGTTTCATACAGACGTAAAGGTTTGATATTGACTTG encodes:
- the LOC129264818 gene encoding calcineurin B homologous protein 1-like; its protein translation is MGSRTSSLLQQEEIEEIQQETGFSPKQIVRLYSRFTNLDKSDRGMLRVEDLYRIPELVINPLGERIIQTFFLECESDQINFRQFMTTLGLFRPYHKKHDGLEAINTREKKLKFAFQMYDVDNDGSIARDELLVLLHMMVGSNITEEQLGAIADRTLTEADLDQDGQISFDEFLKALEKSDIEQMMSIRFLN